A region of the Amycolatopsis sp. cg13 genome:
GGGTGTCCTCGCCGCCGATCGCGACCAGCGCGTCCACGCCCTGGTCGGCGAGCACCTTGCGGATCTTGTCGACGCCGCCGTCGACCTTGTACGGGTTCGTCCGCGACGACCGCAGGATGGTGCCCCCGCGGGTGAGGATGTCCTCGACGTCGGCGAGGCCGAGCGGCCGGCTGTCGCCGGTCAGCGGGCCCTGCCAGCCGTTGCGGAAGCCGACGAACTCCCAGCCGTGCACTTCGACGCCCTTGCGGACCACCGCGCGGATGACCGCGTTCAGGCCGGGGCAGTCGCCGCCCCCCGTCAGCACACCGACACGCATCTGTTGCCTCCGTCTTTCCTCGCAGGGAGAGTGCAGTCACAGTCCGCGGACAGCGTAGCGGCTTTCATCTGGATCGGTGCAGGGCGGACCACCTGCCCAATCCGGTCCAGGCCGGGGCCGTCTGGCGGTGTGTTACCTTGGGGCTGTGCAGCGCTATTTCTGGTTTACGAAGCCGGCCCCGGGTGGGCACGGCGGCGTGAACCTGCGCTGACCTCCACCCCGAGCCGGATTCAGAACCGGCTCGGCGATTCTCCCGCGGGTCGGTGTCCACCAGGAAGGACCACCCGCACATGAACACCCCCCTCGTCGCCGCCCCCGCCGACGCGAGCACCCTGGACAACCGCCGCACCACGTCGGTCAGTCCCCTCATCTCGCCCGCGTTATTGCGCGAAGACCATCCCGTGGACGCCGCCGTCGCGAAAGTCGTGCAAAACGGCCGGACGGAAACCGTCGACATCCTCGACGGCCGCGACGACCGCCTCGCGGTGATCGTCGGCCCGTGCTCGGTCCACGACCCCGAAGCCGCCCTCGACTACGCCCGCCGCCTGGCCGCCAAGGCTGAGTCGCTGCGCGAAGACCTGCACATCGTGATGCGGGTGTACTTCGAAAAGCCGCGCACCACTCTGGGCTGGAAGGGCCTGATCAACGACCCGGACCTGGACGGCACCTTCTCCGTCAACAAGGGCCTGCACCTGGCCCGGAAACTCCTCCTGGACGTCTCCGAACTGGGCCTCCCGGTCGGCTGCGAATTCCTGGACCCGATCACCCCGCAGTTCATCGCCGACATCGTCACCTGGGGCTCGATCGGCGCCCGCACCGCGGCCAGCCAGGTCCACCGGCAACTGTGCAGCGCCCTCTCCATGCCGGTCGGCATCAAGAACTCGACGGAAGGCGACATCCAGGTAGCCGTGGACGCGACCCGCGCCGCCGCGGCGTCCCACGTTTTCCCCGGCATCAACGTGGACGGCCTGGCCGCCCTGGTGACGACCTCCGGAAACCCGGACTGCCACGTAATCCTGCGCGGCAGCTCCGCGGGCCCGAACTACGACCCGGCCACCGTGGAGGAAACCCTCGCCCGCCTGGCGAAATCGGGCCTGCCGGAACGCCTGGTGATCGACGCGAGCCACGGCAACAGCAACAAGGACCACGTCCGCCAGTCCGAGGTCGTCCGCGACCTGGCCGCCCGGATCTCCGCCGGCGAACGCGGAATCGCGGGCCTGATGCTGGAAAGCAATCTGGTCGCCGGACGCCAAGACCTGGTGCTGGGCCAAGCGAGCGAGCTGACCTACGGCCAGTCCATCACCGACGCCTGCATGGACTGGAACACGACGGAAGACCTGCTGGACACCCTGGCAACCGCCGTCCGCACCCGCCGCCGCTGACCCTCACTCGCCGAGCCCGTCCGCAGCGCCCCAATGTGGCATTGGGTGCATCTGACGCACCGAACGCCACATTGGGTGCATCGCACGCACCCAATGCCACATTGGGGCGCTAGCCCCACCCACCGACCGCAGCCGACACACCCAACGATCGAGGCACCCAGCCCCTCCCCCGCACCCCGATACGAAGCGTCCCTGCGGTCTGGGGGTGCTTGTCAAGGCATCTTTCCCGCCTTGACAAGCACCCCAGACCGTCAGCACAATCACGCTTCGGGGTGCCCCACGCAACCACCAAGGCAATGTCGCCGCCAGGCGACGAGCCGAAGAGCAGCAGATTCACCGCCTCCGGAACGCCTCCTCAATAACCCCCCACCGCTGCAAGTTATGCCGAGCATCAGCCAACGCGTCATGCTGATCCCCAGGCGCAGCAGGCAACTTAGGCTTCCCCGCATCCTCCCACCGCTGCCGCAAATCCCGGGTGAACCGAGGCAACTGCCGAGGCAACGCAGGCATCGGCCCCCACAACTGCGCCAACGCCACATGGTCATAAGCAGCGAACCAAGCCCAGAGCTCGATCCCCCCAGGCGGCTTCCCGAAGAACTCCAGCAGATCCGCCCGAATCCGCTCGCGGCTGCGCCAAGCCGGATCCGCCGGCGAGGGCAGCTTGGGCAGCACATTCTCCCGCACCCAAGCCCCGGCCCTGCCAGGGTCGAAATCAGTGGACACGGCATAGAACTCGCGTCCGCGCTCGTCAACGACACCGATCGACAC
Encoded here:
- a CDS encoding 3-deoxy-7-phosphoheptulonate synthase — protein: MNTPLVAAPADASTLDNRRTTSVSPLISPALLREDHPVDAAVAKVVQNGRTETVDILDGRDDRLAVIVGPCSVHDPEAALDYARRLAAKAESLREDLHIVMRVYFEKPRTTLGWKGLINDPDLDGTFSVNKGLHLARKLLLDVSELGLPVGCEFLDPITPQFIADIVTWGSIGARTAASQVHRQLCSALSMPVGIKNSTEGDIQVAVDATRAAAASHVFPGINVDGLAALVTTSGNPDCHVILRGSSAGPNYDPATVEETLARLAKSGLPERLVIDASHGNSNKDHVRQSEVVRDLAARISAGERGIAGLMLESNLVAGRQDLVLGQASELTYGQSITDACMDWNTTEDLLDTLATAVRTRRR
- a CDS encoding polyadenylate-specific 3'-exoribonuclease AS, with protein sequence MRFFYDTEFIEDGVTIDLVSIGVVDERGREFYAVSTDFDPGRAGAWVRENVLPKLPSPADPAWRSRERIRADLLEFFGKPPGGIELWAWFAAYDHVALAQLWGPMPALPRQLPRFTRDLRQRWEDAGKPKLPAAPGDQHDALADARHNLQRWGVIEEAFRRR